In a single window of the Candidatus Zixiibacteriota bacterium genome:
- a CDS encoding ubiquinol-cytochrome c reductase iron-sulfur subunit, whose amino-acid sequence MANDVLSPGENRARRDFLNWFLGTAAGAFAASVLYPVSRYLVPPKVEESTAHTVTLSIKPQELKPNSGQIFRFGSQPAILVKTPAGELKAFSAVCTHLACIVQYRSDISHIWCACHNGHFDLNGKNIEGPPPKPLEEYAVNAKGDQIVVSKRS is encoded by the coding sequence ATGGCCAACGACGTTTTGTCCCCCGGTGAAAATCGAGCACGGAGAGACTTTCTCAACTGGTTTCTCGGAACAGCCGCCGGAGCGTTCGCGGCGTCGGTCCTCTATCCCGTGAGCCGCTATCTCGTTCCCCCCAAGGTCGAGGAGTCGACGGCTCACACGGTGACGCTCTCGATCAAGCCCCAGGAGCTGAAACCCAACAGCGGTCAGATTTTTCGCTTCGGCAGCCAGCCGGCGATCCTGGTGAAGACGCCGGCGGGCGAGCTGAAGGCGTTCTCGGCGGTATGCACCCACCTGGCGTGCATCGTCCAGTACCGTTCGGACATCAGCCATATCTGGTGCGCGTGCCACAACGGGCACTTCGATCTGAACGGAAAAAACATCGAAGGTCCTCCTCCGAAGCCGCTCGAGGAGTACGCGGTGAACGCCAAGGGCGATCAGATCGTGGTGAGCAAGAGGAGCTGA
- a CDS encoding cytochrome bc complex cytochrome b subunit, translating into MERARERLWRWLDERIGLEDLARLAKKKEVPVHRHTVWYYFGGMTLFLFAIQVVTGILLLLYYRPSANEAFESIQFLMTEVEFGWLVRSIHAWSANLMVFSMFIHLFSTLLLRAYRAPREITWLSGSGLLGLTLAFGFTGYLLPWNELAFFATRVGTEIPGVLPLVGPFLRRLLRGGDDVTGATLTRFYGIHVAVLPALTTVVLAVHLFMVQKHGMSSPPGVEREGPKRSMPFFPNFLLRDLVGWLSALAVLAALAAYFPAELGKKADPFQPAPAGIKPEWYFMAMFQTLKLLPGHILGIEGELLGVLGFGVVGLLLIALPFLDTRAGERPSRFPAVFGITLLVYMVVLTFLGYTMSPTK; encoded by the coding sequence GTGGAGCGCGCGCGCGAAAGGCTCTGGCGGTGGCTCGACGAGCGGATCGGGCTCGAGGATCTGGCGAGGCTCGCGAAGAAAAAAGAGGTGCCGGTGCACCGCCACACCGTGTGGTATTACTTCGGGGGAATGACGCTCTTTCTGTTCGCGATCCAGGTCGTCACCGGCATCCTGCTGCTGCTCTACTACCGTCCGAGCGCGAACGAGGCGTTCGAGTCCATCCAGTTCCTGATGACGGAGGTAGAGTTCGGCTGGCTCGTGCGCTCGATCCACGCGTGGTCGGCCAACCTGATGGTCTTCTCCATGTTCATCCATCTCTTCAGCACGTTGCTGCTGCGAGCGTACCGCGCGCCGCGGGAGATCACCTGGCTGTCGGGGAGCGGGCTCCTGGGTCTGACGCTGGCGTTTGGCTTCACCGGGTATCTGCTGCCGTGGAACGAGCTGGCTTTCTTCGCCACCCGCGTCGGAACGGAAATTCCCGGGGTGCTTCCCCTCGTCGGCCCTTTCCTGCGTCGGCTGCTGCGCGGGGGCGACGACGTGACCGGCGCCACGCTCACCCGCTTCTACGGGATCCACGTCGCCGTCCTGCCGGCGCTCACGACCGTGGTTCTCGCCGTCCATCTTTTCATGGTCCAGAAGCACGGGATGAGCTCTCCCCCGGGAGTCGAGCGCGAGGGGCCGAAGCGCTCAATGCCCTTTTTCCCGAATTTTCTCCTGCGCGATCTGGTGGGATGGCTGTCAGCGCTCGCGGTGCTCGCGGCCCTGGCGGCCTACTTTCCGGCGGAGCTGGGCAAGAAAGCGGACCCGTTCCAGCCCGCTCCGGCGGGGATCAAGCCCGAATGGTACTTCATGGCGATGTTTCAAACGCTGAAGCTCCTGCCGGGCCATATTCTCGGAATCGAAGGGGAGCTGCTGGGCGTGCTCGGGTTCGGAGTCGTCGGCCTGCTGTTGATCGCATTGCCTTTCCTGGACACTCGCGCCGGCGAGCGGCCGAGCCGCTTTCCTGCCGTTTTCGGGATCACGCTCCTCGTCTACATGGTGGTTCTCACTTTTCTGGGCTACACCATGAGTCCGACGAAATGA
- a CDS encoding cytochrome b/b6 domain-containing protein: MARAPRILALLPACGWLVATLAGAAPSAAPCESCHGVPGLEKERGGKTVSLHVDAEAFAATPHGPLGCAACHAAMAQFPHPPKAGTAPCSTCHAPQAGAHAAGVHAKLKDRLPEAASCFACHGNVHRLARAADPAAPTNRQNIARTCARCHADTALAEKFRIPVVRPVEAYLQSVHARAVARGKAGAVCSDCHGSHGILPASDAASPISHAKIPETCGKCHGSVVALYRESVHGEAAARGVRGAPVCTDCHGEHRILGPAEPDSPVFTANIPGHTCGRCHGDARMSERFGLPPDKVPAFQDSFHGLALRAGQLTAANCASCHGVHDIRPSSDPRSHVHSANLARTCGKCHPGAGQRFALGPVHVLPQSGGPPVLYWIRLIYLWVIGVTIGLMALHNALDLVRKARRREEAPFEPPGVVPERMSRSLRWQHGLIMVSFPLLAYTGFALTYPEAWWAAPLVHWETALGLRRYLHRAAATVLVAALAWHLVELAVSPARRARFEKQKLRWKDLRDAWLVVRYNLGVAPQKPRMGEFSYAEKIEYWAFLWGMGVMTITGLLLWFENVTLRYLPKVAADIATAVHFYEAVLATLAIVVWHLYWVIFDPDVYPMDGAWWHGRSPAARLKERAEGAGEPTGDGGESDGR; the protein is encoded by the coding sequence ATGGCACGCGCACCGCGAATACTCGCCCTGCTCCCGGCCTGCGGGTGGCTCGTGGCCACGCTTGCCGGCGCGGCTCCTTCGGCGGCGCCGTGCGAATCGTGTCATGGAGTGCCCGGGCTGGAAAAAGAGCGCGGGGGAAAAACGGTTTCGCTGCACGTCGACGCGGAAGCGTTCGCCGCCACTCCGCACGGCCCGCTCGGCTGCGCGGCCTGTCACGCCGCGATGGCGCAGTTCCCGCATCCGCCGAAGGCCGGGACCGCACCCTGCTCGACCTGCCATGCCCCGCAAGCGGGCGCGCACGCGGCCGGCGTCCACGCGAAGCTGAAGGACCGGCTGCCGGAGGCGGCGTCGTGCTTCGCGTGCCATGGAAACGTCCATCGCCTGGCGCGCGCGGCCGATCCGGCCGCGCCCACGAACCGGCAGAACATCGCCAGGACCTGTGCACGCTGCCACGCCGACACCGCCCTGGCGGAGAAGTTCCGCATCCCGGTGGTGCGCCCCGTCGAGGCTTACCTCCAGAGCGTGCATGCCCGCGCCGTCGCGCGCGGGAAAGCCGGCGCCGTCTGCTCGGACTGCCACGGCTCGCACGGTATTCTGCCGGCGAGCGACGCGGCGTCGCCGATTTCGCACGCCAAGATCCCCGAGACCTGCGGCAAGTGCCACGGCTCGGTCGTTGCGCTGTATCGCGAGAGCGTGCACGGCGAGGCGGCGGCGCGCGGCGTGCGCGGCGCCCCGGTGTGCACGGACTGCCACGGGGAGCACCGCATCCTCGGCCCGGCGGAGCCCGATTCTCCGGTTTTCACGGCGAACATTCCCGGGCATACGTGCGGGCGCTGCCATGGAGACGCGCGCATGAGCGAGCGCTTCGGCCTGCCGCCGGACAAGGTCCCCGCGTTCCAGGACAGCTTTCACGGGCTGGCGCTGCGCGCGGGCCAGCTCACCGCGGCGAACTGCGCGAGCTGCCACGGAGTGCACGACATCCGGCCGTCTTCGGATCCGCGGTCGCACGTTCATTCCGCCAACCTGGCGCGGACCTGCGGCAAGTGCCATCCAGGAGCCGGCCAGCGTTTCGCGCTCGGTCCCGTCCACGTCCTGCCGCAGTCAGGAGGGCCGCCGGTCCTTTACTGGATCCGCCTGATCTATCTCTGGGTGATCGGAGTGACCATCGGCCTGATGGCGCTGCACAACGCGCTCGACCTGGTCCGAAAGGCGCGGCGGCGCGAGGAGGCGCCCTTCGAGCCGCCGGGCGTCGTTCCCGAGCGCATGTCCCGATCGCTGCGCTGGCAGCACGGCCTGATCATGGTGAGCTTCCCGCTGCTCGCCTACACGGGCTTTGCGTTGACCTATCCGGAAGCCTGGTGGGCGGCGCCGCTGGTGCACTGGGAAACAGCGCTCGGCTTGCGCCGTTATCTGCACCGTGCGGCGGCGACGGTTCTCGTGGCGGCGCTCGCCTGGCATCTGGTCGAGCTGGCCGTCAGCCCCGCACGCCGGGCGAGGTTCGAAAAGCAGAAGCTTCGCTGGAAGGATCTCCGCGACGCGTGGCTCGTGGTGCGCTACAACCTCGGTGTGGCGCCGCAGAAGCCGCGAATGGGCGAGTTCAGCTACGCGGAGAAGATCGAGTACTGGGCGTTCCTGTGGGGCATGGGGGTGATGACGATCACCGGCTTGCTCCTCTGGTTCGAAAACGTGACCTTGCGCTACCTGCCGAAAGTCGCCGCGGACATCGCGACGGCGGTGCATTTCTACGAAGCCGTTCTGGCCACGCTCGCGATCGTCGTCTGGCATCTTTATTGGGTGATTTTCGATCCGGACGTCTACCCGATGGACGGCGCTTGGTGGCACGGGCGCTCTCCGGCCGCGCGCCTGAAGGAACGGGCGGAAGGCGCGGGCGAGCCGACGGGTGATGGAGGGGAAAGTGACGGGCGCTGA
- a CDS encoding NapC/NirT family cytochrome c, translating into MRDLLRHPLSLSGAGVVLLSAASIAILFVIEVITGRSNPYIGVFIYMIYPALLLLGMVMIPVGAALQRRRRARGEGLPPYPVINLNDARTRGALFFIVVSGLFLMGFISTLAYQAYHFTDSVVFCGELCHSVMEPEYTAYQASPHARVTCAECHVGPGAGWYVRSKLAGAYQIYSVLFEKYPRPIPTPVHSLRPAQETCEQCHWPEKFFGAQLKVITRFAHDEKNSARQIRTLLRTGGGSPTTGITAGIHWHMNIANEVFYGAADRQRQRIPWVRIKDTQGRVTEYFDRTAPLTPEQAKKLEIRRMDCMDCHNRPSHIFRDPDGAVDLALLTGLIDGELPFIKREAVRALSAAYPSKEKAREGIATALDRFYLTSYPKLYPAKRESIKKAIAEVQKIYLTNIFPEMKVDWRTHPDNIGHTLFPGCFRCHDGKHVSPEGKVIRNECSLCHTIIGQEARAVASPEVEMAEKFEHPWPLAGKHAELRCNQCHFRGRGLEGDCASCHEARAELHQRPAHGAVPCETCHGARLAAAERSTCLGCHQDKSAHHDPLTCQTCHAFRATAKVAPAKPAGALPAPGKNG; encoded by the coding sequence ATGCGTGACCTGCTGCGCCATCCGCTCAGCCTGTCGGGCGCGGGCGTGGTTCTTCTGAGCGCCGCCTCCATCGCCATCCTGTTCGTGATCGAGGTGATCACCGGAAGGTCCAACCCCTATATCGGCGTGTTCATTTACATGATCTATCCAGCGCTTCTGTTGCTCGGAATGGTGATGATCCCGGTCGGCGCCGCGCTGCAGCGCCGGCGCCGCGCCCGCGGGGAGGGGCTGCCGCCTTATCCTGTGATCAATCTCAACGACGCCCGGACCCGCGGCGCGCTGTTCTTCATCGTCGTTTCAGGGCTGTTCCTGATGGGGTTCATCTCCACGTTGGCCTATCAGGCCTATCACTTCACCGACTCGGTCGTCTTCTGCGGCGAGCTTTGCCACTCGGTCATGGAGCCGGAGTACACCGCCTATCAGGCCTCGCCCCATGCCCGCGTGACCTGTGCGGAGTGCCACGTCGGACCGGGGGCCGGCTGGTACGTCCGCTCCAAGCTCGCCGGTGCCTACCAGATCTACTCGGTGCTGTTCGAAAAATACCCGAGACCCATCCCCACGCCCGTCCACAGCCTCCGCCCCGCTCAGGAGACCTGCGAGCAGTGCCACTGGCCGGAGAAGTTTTTCGGCGCGCAACTGAAGGTCATCACCCGGTTCGCGCACGACGAAAAGAACAGCGCGCGGCAGATCCGCACCTTGCTGCGGACCGGCGGCGGCAGCCCGACGACCGGTATCACGGCGGGAATCCACTGGCACATGAACATTGCCAACGAGGTCTTCTACGGCGCCGCGGACCGGCAGCGGCAAAGGATCCCCTGGGTACGGATCAAGGACACTCAGGGCAGAGTGACCGAGTATTTCGACCGCACGGCGCCGCTCACGCCGGAGCAAGCCAAAAAGCTCGAGATCCGCAGGATGGACTGCATGGACTGCCACAACCGTCCGAGCCATATCTTCCGCGACCCGGACGGCGCGGTGGATCTGGCGCTGCTGACAGGCTTGATCGACGGGGAGCTCCCCTTCATCAAGCGAGAAGCCGTGCGCGCTTTGAGCGCGGCTTACCCGAGCAAGGAAAAAGCCCGGGAAGGGATCGCGACGGCGCTGGACCGCTTTTATCTCACGAGTTATCCGAAGCTCTACCCGGCGAAGCGCGAATCGATCAAAAAGGCGATCGCGGAGGTGCAAAAGATCTATCTGACGAACATTTTTCCCGAAATGAAGGTCGACTGGCGGACCCACCCGGACAACATCGGGCACACGCTGTTTCCGGGCTGTTTTCGGTGTCACGATGGCAAGCACGTGAGCCCCGAGGGAAAGGTGATCCGCAACGAGTGCTCTCTGTGCCACACGATCATCGGCCAGGAAGCGCGCGCGGTCGCCTCGCCCGAAGTCGAGATGGCCGAAAAGTTCGAGCATCCCTGGCCGCTCGCGGGAAAGCACGCCGAGCTGAGGTGCAACCAGTGTCACTTCCGGGGACGCGGACTGGAGGGCGACTGCGCTTCGTGCCACGAAGCCAGGGCCGAGCTGCACCAGCGACCCGCCCATGGCGCGGTGCCTTGCGAGACCTGTCACGGCGCCAGGCTGGCCGCGGCGGAGCGGAGCACGTGTCTCGGCTGCCACCAGGACAAGTCGGCACATCACGATCCCCTGACCTGCCAGACCTGCCACGCCTTTCGCGCGACGGCCAAGGTGGCTCCGGCAAAGCCGGCCGGCGCTTTGCCCGCTCCAGGGAAAAACGGTTGA
- a CDS encoding c-type cytochrome: MKTKAMAIALGMGIAVGWAVPALAADAGGGKALFEKSCASCHGKDGKGNPAMAKVLGEKGLNITTKETKQKSDKELTKIIIEGSGKMPATKGLSEKDVKEVLSHVRSLAK, translated from the coding sequence ATGAAAACGAAAGCAATGGCAATCGCGCTCGGAATGGGAATCGCCGTCGGCTGGGCCGTGCCGGCGCTGGCGGCCGACGCCGGCGGGGGCAAGGCCCTGTTCGAGAAATCCTGCGCCAGCTGTCATGGCAAAGACGGCAAAGGCAACCCGGCCATGGCCAAGGTCCTGGGGGAGAAAGGGCTCAACATCACGACCAAGGAGACCAAGCAAAAGTCCGACAAGGAGCTGACGAAGATCATCATCGAGGGCTCCGGCAAGATGCCCGCGACCAAGGGGCTGAGCGAAAAAGATGTCAAAGAGGTCCTAAGCCACGTCCGCTCGCTCGCAAAGTAG